A genomic segment from Cinclus cinclus chromosome 11, bCinCin1.1, whole genome shotgun sequence encodes:
- the CIAPIN1 gene encoding anamorsin isoform X1, protein MGEYGVAPGQRVAIVWDSSSPVEALKDLVDKVQTLVGADNSVSVENVNQLPQSAHRESSFDVILSGMVPGSTAQHSVEILAEIARILKPGGRVLLKEPVVTESGDNGKIKTEAKLLTTLTLSGLVEVKELQKEVLTPEEAQSVGEHLGYQGNDLLIIQIEGRKPNFEVGSSSQLKLSFAKTPGPSGKPSVDPAAAKLWTLSASDMNDEGMDLLDSDELLDSEDLKKPDPSSLRAPSCKEMGKKKACKNCTCGLAEELEQEKKSSQPKSACGNCYLGDAFRCASCPYLGMPAFKPGDKILLQENQLHDA, encoded by the exons atgggGGAGTATGGAGTCGCTCCAGGCCAGCGCGTGGCCATTGTCTGGGACAGCTCCTCACCGGTTGAAGCTCTGAAGGATTTGGTGGATAAAGTCCAAACACTGGTGGGAGCTGATAATAGTGTCTCTGTGGAAAATGTCAACCAGCTGCCTCAGT cagctcaCAGGGAGTCCAGTTTCGACGTAATCCTTTCTGGCATGGTCCCAGGTagtacagcacagcacagtgtgGAGATCCTGGCTGAAATAGCTCGAATACTTAAGCCGGGGGGCCGTGTCCTCCTGAAAGAACCAGTGGTTACAGAATCAG GAGACAATGGTAAAATCAAGACAGAAGCCAAGCTCCTCACAACTCTGACTCTCTCTGGATTGGTGGAAGTGAAGGAG CTGCAAAAGGAAGTGCTGACCCCAGAGGAGGCCCAGTCTGTCGGAGAACATCTGGGTTACCAAGGCAATGACCTTCTCATTATTCAGATAGAAGGCAGGAAGCCCAATTTTGAAGTGGGATCCTCAAGTCAGCTCAAGCTTTCCTTTGCCAAGACACCTGGTCCTTCAG GAAAACCCTCTGTGGACCCAGCTGCTGCCAAGCTGTGGACACTGTCTGCCAGTGATATGAATGATGAAGGGATG GATCTTTTGGACTCTGATGAACTGTTGGATTCAGAGGATTTGAAAAAGCCAGATCCATCATCCCTCAGAGCTCCATCCTGCAAAGAAATGGGCAAAAAGAAAGCCTGCAAGAACTG CACATGTGGCCTGGCTGAAGAATTGGAACAGGAGAAGAAGAGCTCACAGCCCAAATCTGCCTGTGGAAAT TGCTACCTGGGGGATGCATTCCGCTGTGCCAGCTGCCCTTACCTGGGGATGCCTGCCTTCAAGCCTGGGGACAAGATTCTCCTGCAAGAGAACCAGCTGCATGATGCCTAA
- the CIAPIN1 gene encoding anamorsin isoform X2: protein MGEYGVAPGQRVAIVWDSSSPVEALKDLVDKVQTLVGADNSVSVENVNQLPQSHRESSFDVILSGMVPGSTAQHSVEILAEIARILKPGGRVLLKEPVVTESGDNGKIKTEAKLLTTLTLSGLVEVKELQKEVLTPEEAQSVGEHLGYQGNDLLIIQIEGRKPNFEVGSSSQLKLSFAKTPGPSGKPSVDPAAAKLWTLSASDMNDEGMDLLDSDELLDSEDLKKPDPSSLRAPSCKEMGKKKACKNCTCGLAEELEQEKKSSQPKSACGNCYLGDAFRCASCPYLGMPAFKPGDKILLQENQLHDA, encoded by the exons atgggGGAGTATGGAGTCGCTCCAGGCCAGCGCGTGGCCATTGTCTGGGACAGCTCCTCACCGGTTGAAGCTCTGAAGGATTTGGTGGATAAAGTCCAAACACTGGTGGGAGCTGATAATAGTGTCTCTGTGGAAAATGTCAACCAGCTGCCTCAGT ctcaCAGGGAGTCCAGTTTCGACGTAATCCTTTCTGGCATGGTCCCAGGTagtacagcacagcacagtgtgGAGATCCTGGCTGAAATAGCTCGAATACTTAAGCCGGGGGGCCGTGTCCTCCTGAAAGAACCAGTGGTTACAGAATCAG GAGACAATGGTAAAATCAAGACAGAAGCCAAGCTCCTCACAACTCTGACTCTCTCTGGATTGGTGGAAGTGAAGGAG CTGCAAAAGGAAGTGCTGACCCCAGAGGAGGCCCAGTCTGTCGGAGAACATCTGGGTTACCAAGGCAATGACCTTCTCATTATTCAGATAGAAGGCAGGAAGCCCAATTTTGAAGTGGGATCCTCAAGTCAGCTCAAGCTTTCCTTTGCCAAGACACCTGGTCCTTCAG GAAAACCCTCTGTGGACCCAGCTGCTGCCAAGCTGTGGACACTGTCTGCCAGTGATATGAATGATGAAGGGATG GATCTTTTGGACTCTGATGAACTGTTGGATTCAGAGGATTTGAAAAAGCCAGATCCATCATCCCTCAGAGCTCCATCCTGCAAAGAAATGGGCAAAAAGAAAGCCTGCAAGAACTG CACATGTGGCCTGGCTGAAGAATTGGAACAGGAGAAGAAGAGCTCACAGCCCAAATCTGCCTGTGGAAAT TGCTACCTGGGGGATGCATTCCGCTGTGCCAGCTGCCCTTACCTGGGGATGCCTGCCTTCAAGCCTGGGGACAAGATTCTCCTGCAAGAGAACCAGCTGCATGATGCCTAA
- the CIAPIN1 gene encoding anamorsin isoform X3: MGEYGVAPGQRVAIVWDSSSPVEALKDLVDKVQTLVGADNSVSVENVNQLPQCMVPGSTAQHSVEILAEIARILKPGGRVLLKEPVVTESGDNGKIKTEAKLLTTLTLSGLVEVKELQKEVLTPEEAQSVGEHLGYQGNDLLIIQIEGRKPNFEVGSSSQLKLSFAKTPGPSGKPSVDPAAAKLWTLSASDMNDEGMDLLDSDELLDSEDLKKPDPSSLRAPSCKEMGKKKACKNCTCGLAEELEQEKKSSQPKSACGNCYLGDAFRCASCPYLGMPAFKPGDKILLQENQLHDA; encoded by the exons atgggGGAGTATGGAGTCGCTCCAGGCCAGCGCGTGGCCATTGTCTGGGACAGCTCCTCACCGGTTGAAGCTCTGAAGGATTTGGTGGATAAAGTCCAAACACTGGTGGGAGCTGATAATAGTGTCTCTGTGGAAAATGTCAACCAGCTGCCTCAGT GCATGGTCCCAGGTagtacagcacagcacagtgtgGAGATCCTGGCTGAAATAGCTCGAATACTTAAGCCGGGGGGCCGTGTCCTCCTGAAAGAACCAGTGGTTACAGAATCAG GAGACAATGGTAAAATCAAGACAGAAGCCAAGCTCCTCACAACTCTGACTCTCTCTGGATTGGTGGAAGTGAAGGAG CTGCAAAAGGAAGTGCTGACCCCAGAGGAGGCCCAGTCTGTCGGAGAACATCTGGGTTACCAAGGCAATGACCTTCTCATTATTCAGATAGAAGGCAGGAAGCCCAATTTTGAAGTGGGATCCTCAAGTCAGCTCAAGCTTTCCTTTGCCAAGACACCTGGTCCTTCAG GAAAACCCTCTGTGGACCCAGCTGCTGCCAAGCTGTGGACACTGTCTGCCAGTGATATGAATGATGAAGGGATG GATCTTTTGGACTCTGATGAACTGTTGGATTCAGAGGATTTGAAAAAGCCAGATCCATCATCCCTCAGAGCTCCATCCTGCAAAGAAATGGGCAAAAAGAAAGCCTGCAAGAACTG CACATGTGGCCTGGCTGAAGAATTGGAACAGGAGAAGAAGAGCTCACAGCCCAAATCTGCCTGTGGAAAT TGCTACCTGGGGGATGCATTCCGCTGTGCCAGCTGCCCTTACCTGGGGATGCCTGCCTTCAAGCCTGGGGACAAGATTCTCCTGCAAGAGAACCAGCTGCATGATGCCTAA